From Candidatus Nucleicultrix amoebiphila FS5, a single genomic window includes:
- a CDS encoding cation:proton antiporter domain-containing protein: MHETHYMSDTLILLITAAIVVPLFRRLKASPILGYLIGGLIIGPKALGFIAGFDGLKFFSQFGIVFLLFTIGLKMPLQRFQVLKRYVFGLGFAQVMLTTLAFSAICWWLDLSIEATILIGSALALSSTAVVLQLLAERGEIAQRFGRVAFAVLLLQDLFVVVLLVLMSTFAQSESSILSVLGISAVKAFLVLFMILMVGRLLLRPLYRAFVRINNQELMLILTLLVVLTTSVATWAAGLSMELGAFLAGLLLSETEYRHQVEADIHPFYGLLLGLFFMTVGMSINISLMYSQFSVILTLIVGMMAIKAAILFFLCLLFKLPRITAVRVGLLLAGGGEFVFVLFIPALNLEIITPEIAQLIYSAVAVSMALTPLLAVIGKRLDERWHQQESDASLHAALDEIGDLKNHVIIAGFGRVGKMVARLLLERMIPFVAIDNNMDNVSNGRAKGFPVFYGDASRAEVLRVLGVEKAKAAVVSINNTRATLKIATMIRRQFPHLQVSVRMRDDEYEAKLAQLGVAVIMPENLEPSLQLASAVLKAVGTPQEEVGQIIDNFRRAYSSQNAEDESK; this comes from the coding sequence TTGCACGAAACACATTATATGTCTGATACACTGATACTTTTAATAACTGCTGCCATTGTTGTTCCTCTTTTTCGTCGATTAAAAGCAAGTCCGATTTTAGGATATCTAATTGGAGGTTTGATCATTGGACCAAAAGCTCTCGGGTTCATTGCTGGTTTTGACGGTCTAAAGTTTTTTTCACAATTCGGTATTGTTTTCTTATTGTTTACAATAGGTCTCAAGATGCCTTTGCAAAGGTTTCAAGTCCTCAAGCGTTATGTTTTTGGTCTGGGGTTTGCTCAAGTAATGCTGACCACCCTTGCATTTTCAGCGATTTGTTGGTGGCTGGATCTATCGATTGAAGCCACAATCCTTATAGGCAGTGCACTTGCTCTTTCTTCTACCGCAGTTGTATTGCAGCTCTTGGCAGAACGTGGGGAGATCGCGCAACGATTTGGCCGTGTTGCGTTTGCTGTTCTTTTGCTGCAAGATCTTTTTGTTGTTGTTCTCTTGGTATTAATGTCAACCTTTGCCCAAAGTGAAAGCAGTATCCTCAGTGTGTTAGGGATCTCTGCAGTAAAAGCGTTTTTGGTGCTCTTTATGATTTTGATGGTTGGCCGACTTTTATTGCGCCCCCTTTATCGCGCTTTCGTCCGTATCAATAATCAAGAGTTAATGTTAATTTTGACGCTCTTAGTCGTCTTAACTACCAGTGTGGCAACTTGGGCGGCAGGCCTATCTATGGAATTGGGGGCCTTTTTAGCAGGACTTCTGCTTTCTGAGACAGAATATCGTCATCAAGTTGAAGCAGATATTCATCCTTTTTATGGTTTACTCTTAGGTCTATTCTTTATGACCGTGGGCATGTCTATCAATATTAGTCTTATGTATAGCCAATTTTCAGTGATTTTAACGCTTATTGTTGGCATGATGGCGATTAAAGCGGCCATACTCTTTTTCCTGTGCTTGCTCTTCAAGTTGCCACGCATTACGGCTGTGAGGGTGGGGTTATTGTTGGCAGGGGGAGGAGAGTTCGTCTTCGTTCTTTTTATTCCAGCTTTGAATCTTGAGATTATTACGCCTGAGATTGCCCAATTGATTTATAGTGCGGTGGCTGTTTCGATGGCTCTTACGCCTCTTTTAGCTGTTATTGGTAAACGGTTAGATGAACGTTGGCATCAACAAGAATCAGATGCGTCACTCCATGCCGCCCTTGATGAAATTGGTGACTTAAAAAATCACGTGATTATTGCTGGATTTGGGCGTGTGGGTAAAATGGTTGCACGTCTTTTGTTAGAGAGAATGATTCCCTTTGTGGCGATCGATAATAACATGGATAATGTCTCCAATGGACGTGCGAAAGGATTTCCAGTGTTTTACGGAGATGCTTCTCGAGCCGAAGTATTGCGGGTTCTAGGCGTCGAAAAAGCGAAAGCTGCTGTTGTGAGTATTAATAATACCCGCGCAACTTTGAAAATAGCCACGATGATACGTCGTCAATTTCCCCATCTGCAAGTCTCAGTTAGAATGCGTGATGATGAATATGAAGCTAAATTAGCCCAATTGGGTGTGGCTGTTATTATGCCTGAGAACCTGGAACCAAGCCTTCAGTTGGCGTCTGCTGTTCTTAAAGCTGTGGGTACTCCTCAAGAAGAAGTTGGTCAAATCATTGATAACTTTAGAAGAGCCTACTCATCTCAAAATGCAGAGGATGAGAGCAAATAG
- the uvrC gene encoding excinuclease ABC subunit UvrC, producing MPEHISPVTSLNRGLEVISDYVKNLPLKPGVYRMLGKNDTVLYVGKAKSLKKRVQSYTQPQRLPNRLKRMISETISMEFVITHNEVEALLLEATLIKNLNPRYNVLFKDSKSFAYILITEGQWPRLGKHRGAKNIPGKYYGPFASTEAVHQTINSLHKIFKLRNCSDSYFAARKRPCLQYHIKRCTAPCVRYINEEDYNTSVRQAKDFLEGKSQLLQKELSEKMLAASAKRDYEHASFYRDQIRALTQIQVHQNMNPTFKESTDIIALAEDKGSVAIQIFFFRNSSHFGSRTYFPLHTDETSPEDVLTSFLTQFYNDHQPPELVLINYDLEDKNLLQNAFHEKYGHSVTFLKPLKGEKKKLIERTYENACEALERHLAEASTLKSILEKLTEVFQLPNIPERIEIYDNSHIQGSNAVGAMVVASRRGFETKLYRKFTIKTAGPSGITPGDDFGMMREVLTRRFSGSLLKKVENTLPDLILIDGGKGQLSTAHSVLDELNLDIPILAIAKGPERNAGKETFFKKDSHPITLERHRPILHYLERLRDEAHRFAIGTHRKKREKALTLSPLDEISGIGAERKKILLRHFGSTRNIENAGLEDLKKVNGISAALANKIYDFFHP from the coding sequence ATGCCTGAACATATTTCTCCAGTAACTTCTTTGAACCGCGGTCTTGAAGTTATAAGCGATTACGTTAAAAACTTACCTCTTAAACCGGGTGTCTACCGTATGCTGGGGAAAAACGACACGGTTCTTTATGTGGGGAAAGCCAAAAGTCTTAAGAAGCGGGTGCAAAGTTATACTCAACCCCAGCGTTTACCAAATCGTCTTAAACGTATGATCTCAGAAACAATTTCCATGGAGTTTGTGATAACTCATAATGAAGTTGAAGCTTTGCTTCTAGAAGCAACACTCATCAAAAATCTTAACCCTCGTTATAATGTCCTTTTTAAGGATAGTAAATCATTTGCCTATATTTTGATTACAGAAGGTCAATGGCCTCGTCTTGGAAAGCATCGTGGTGCAAAAAATATCCCAGGTAAATATTATGGTCCATTTGCTTCTACTGAAGCCGTTCATCAGACTATCAATAGTCTGCACAAGATCTTTAAACTGAGAAATTGCAGCGATAGTTATTTTGCTGCACGAAAACGTCCTTGTTTACAATATCACATCAAACGCTGCACTGCCCCTTGTGTGCGCTATATCAATGAAGAGGATTACAACACGTCTGTACGACAAGCAAAAGATTTTCTCGAAGGCAAGAGTCAGCTTCTACAAAAGGAATTGAGTGAAAAAATGTTGGCTGCAAGTGCTAAACGTGACTATGAACATGCAAGCTTTTATCGTGACCAAATTCGTGCGCTGACCCAGATCCAAGTACACCAAAATATGAATCCTACATTCAAAGAAAGTACGGATATCATTGCCTTAGCAGAAGATAAAGGTAGCGTTGCTATTCAAATCTTTTTCTTTCGAAATAGTAGTCATTTTGGCAGCAGAACATACTTTCCTCTTCACACCGATGAAACCTCCCCCGAAGATGTTCTCACCAGTTTCTTAACCCAATTTTATAATGATCATCAGCCTCCAGAGCTTGTATTAATCAATTACGACCTTGAAGACAAAAATCTTTTACAAAACGCCTTTCATGAAAAATACGGTCATTCAGTCACCTTCCTCAAACCTCTCAAAGGAGAGAAGAAAAAGTTAATAGAGCGTACCTACGAAAACGCTTGTGAAGCTTTAGAGAGACATCTTGCAGAAGCTTCAACTCTCAAATCGATCCTGGAAAAATTGACGGAAGTATTTCAGTTACCGAATATTCCTGAACGCATTGAAATATACGATAACAGCCATATTCAAGGATCAAATGCTGTGGGAGCCATGGTGGTTGCTTCAAGAAGAGGCTTTGAAACAAAACTCTACCGAAAGTTTACAATAAAAACCGCTGGACCATCAGGGATCACACCTGGAGATGATTTTGGAATGATGCGAGAAGTCTTAACGCGACGCTTTAGCGGCTCTCTTCTCAAGAAGGTTGAAAATACTTTACCAGACCTTATCTTGATTGATGGAGGCAAAGGACAATTAAGCACAGCCCACTCGGTGCTCGATGAATTAAACCTTGATATTCCTATTCTAGCTATTGCTAAAGGACCTGAGCGTAATGCGGGAAAGGAAACTTTTTTTAAAAAAGATTCTCATCCCATTACTCTTGAACGTCATCGTCCAATCCTTCATTATCTAGAACGATTGAGAGATGAAGCGCACCGCTTTGCGATTGGCACCCATCGAAAGAAACGTGAAAAGGCCCTCACTTTGTCGCCTCTCGATGAAATTTCAGGAATTGGTGCTGAACGCAAAAAAATTCTCTTGCGCCATTTTGGATCTACTCGCAATATAGAAAATGCAGGGCTTGAAGACTTAAAAAAAGTGAATGGAATTAGTGCAGCTCTTGCAAATAAAATTTATGATTTTTTCCATCCTTAG
- the pgsA gene encoding CDP-diacylglycerol--glycerol-3-phosphate 3-phosphatidyltransferase produces MMLPNLPNTLTLFRIAIIPIMIVLFYMNKEMGFWIAAVFFMFACITDFLDGYFARTFKQTTKLGGFLDPIADKLLVASTLLLLVGFDRIRGLSLVPAIIILCREILVSGLREFLAQTQISVPVSQLAKWKTAVQMGAIGLLIAVPESSYFFSLATIGIIGLWVAAILTLVTGYDYLRASYHHMKT; encoded by the coding sequence ATGATGCTTCCTAACCTCCCAAACACATTAACTCTCTTCAGAATTGCAATTATTCCGATCATGATCGTACTGTTCTATATGAATAAGGAAATGGGATTTTGGATTGCCGCTGTTTTCTTTATGTTTGCGTGCATTACTGATTTTCTTGATGGATATTTTGCCCGCACCTTTAAACAGACAACGAAACTGGGGGGCTTTTTGGATCCCATTGCCGATAAGCTTTTAGTTGCTTCAACACTTTTACTTCTCGTTGGATTTGACCGTATTCGAGGGCTCTCATTGGTACCCGCTATTATTATTCTTTGCCGAGAAATTTTAGTTTCTGGATTAAGAGAATTTTTGGCTCAAACTCAGATTTCAGTCCCCGTCAGCCAATTAGCAAAATGGAAAACTGCTGTTCAGATGGGAGCTATTGGATTGCTCATTGCCGTCCCTGAATCGTCTTATTTCTTTTCTCTAGCCACAATTGGCATTATTGGTCTATGGGTAGCAGCGATTCTTACTCTTGTTACAGGGTATGATTATCTGAGGGCCAGCTATCATCACATGAAGACTTGA
- a CDS encoding MATE family efflux transporter → MSSLSPSTSQPFKGLTKYRPGSLREVLVISFPMMMTALSTNLMFFLDRLLLARYSTEAMNTMATTWMACAIFQYGSSGVASIAEVFVGQHNGAKQYDRVAEPVWQMIWFALSLSIVFIPMAIYGNTWFIPEEYESMGAPYFTFLMFFSSLVPLMVAVASFFIGTGRVAIVTFATILANVINLVLAYLFVFGVEGWIPSFGLMGAAYAMVTAQIVQATVLLSIFIGKKKYREKYHTHVMTFNRKVLLKCLEIGLPTTIGHVLEIAAWSVLLNMMAHRGEAYVTIVSIGQSIFILLAFLNDGIQKGIIAIGSNLIGGKQWSIVPKALYSTFQVHLSMMVILALPLLVMPDLLIELFLPEVTIKSHLVELREMTKIALFWVWVFIVFDGFAWVMAGMLTAAGDTKYVMMISTTGVWVFALLPIYIFVVSSSGTPQLTWAITAVYGAIHVILMYIRYRGDRWKQHNITGH, encoded by the coding sequence ATGTCTTCCCTCTCCCCAAGTACCTCGCAGCCCTTTAAAGGGTTGACTAAGTATCGCCCAGGCAGTCTTAGAGAAGTGTTAGTCATATCCTTCCCTATGATGATGACGGCCCTTTCAACAAATTTAATGTTTTTTTTGGATCGACTTCTTTTAGCCCGCTATTCAACAGAAGCAATGAATACAATGGCTACAACCTGGATGGCGTGTGCTATTTTTCAGTATGGTTCTTCCGGTGTCGCTTCGATTGCTGAAGTTTTTGTCGGGCAACATAATGGTGCTAAACAATATGATCGCGTTGCAGAACCTGTCTGGCAAATGATTTGGTTTGCTTTATCACTTTCGATCGTTTTTATTCCCATGGCCATTTATGGCAACACTTGGTTTATCCCTGAAGAATATGAATCTATGGGAGCCCCCTATTTCACTTTCTTGATGTTCTTTTCATCTCTCGTGCCCCTTATGGTGGCCGTAGCATCATTTTTTATAGGTACTGGACGCGTGGCTATTGTTACGTTCGCAACAATTTTAGCCAATGTGATTAACCTTGTTTTAGCCTATTTGTTTGTTTTTGGTGTTGAAGGCTGGATTCCTTCTTTTGGATTGATGGGAGCTGCTTATGCCATGGTCACAGCTCAAATAGTTCAGGCAACGGTTCTTCTCAGTATTTTTATCGGCAAGAAAAAGTACCGCGAAAAATATCATACCCACGTGATGACTTTTAATAGGAAAGTTCTGTTGAAATGTCTTGAGATTGGCTTACCAACGACTATTGGTCACGTCCTTGAAATCGCCGCTTGGTCTGTTCTTTTAAATATGATGGCTCATCGTGGAGAAGCCTATGTAACAATCGTTTCCATTGGCCAAAGTATTTTTATACTTCTTGCTTTCCTCAATGATGGAATTCAAAAAGGGATTATTGCTATCGGCTCTAATCTAATTGGCGGCAAGCAATGGTCAATTGTTCCAAAAGCTCTCTACTCAACATTTCAAGTCCATCTCAGTATGATGGTTATTTTAGCACTTCCCCTCTTGGTTATGCCCGATTTATTGATTGAGCTATTTTTACCTGAGGTTACAATCAAGAGTCATCTTGTGGAATTAAGAGAGATGACAAAAATTGCACTGTTTTGGGTTTGGGTTTTTATTGTGTTTGACGGATTTGCATGGGTAATGGCAGGCATGCTCACAGCTGCCGGAGATACAAAATATGTCATGATGATAAGCACAACGGGTGTGTGGGTCTTTGCCCTTTTGCCAATTTATATTTTCGTGGTTTCTTCCTCTGGCACTCCCCAATTAACTTGGGCAATAACCGCAGTCTATGGTGCTATTCACGTTATTCTGATGTATATACGTTATCGAGGAGATCGTTGGAAACAACATAATATTACAGGTCATTAA
- a CDS encoding electron transfer flavoprotein-ubiquinone oxidoreductase, whose product MSDSLQYDVVIVGAGPSGLSSAIRLKQLCQEQGKNLSVCILEKGSEVGAHILSGAVIDPKALNELIPDWKEQGAPLNIQAQKDKFLFLTKRRAFRLPTPPQMKNHGNYVISLGNLCRWLAQKAEGLGVEIYPGFAVAKAIFDDDDCVIGVETTPMGLDAEGKPTDRYQEGVKVFARHVLLAEGCHGSLSKEIMIKYNLRKDAQPQTYGLGIKELWEVKPENHHPGFITHTIGWPLDRKTYGGSFIYHLENNQISIGFVVGLDYQNPYMSPYEEFQRFKQHPAIRSLLEGGKRMAYGARALNEGGYQSIPNLSFPGGSLIGCSAGFLNVPKIKGTHTAMKSGMIAAETVFEFLSMNGKANKVLLGEFDERVKKSWINKELKKVRNIRPGFRWGLLSGLINAALETYLFRGVMPWTLKHHKDNESLKLAKNSKPIAYAKPDNIISFDRLTSVFQSNTNHPENQPCHLHLSDPERAISCNLALYDSPEQRYCPAGVYEIVRDGDNQAPRLQINAQNCVHCKTCDIKDPTQNINWVPPEGGGGPRYPNM is encoded by the coding sequence ATGTCAGATTCGCTACAGTATGATGTTGTTATCGTGGGGGCAGGTCCGTCTGGATTGTCTTCTGCTATTCGTCTCAAGCAATTATGCCAAGAGCAGGGCAAAAATCTCTCTGTTTGCATTCTTGAAAAAGGATCTGAGGTTGGTGCCCATATTTTATCGGGAGCTGTCATTGATCCAAAAGCGTTAAATGAATTGATCCCTGATTGGAAAGAGCAAGGCGCACCTTTAAATATACAGGCACAAAAAGATAAGTTTTTATTTTTAACGAAGAGACGTGCTTTTCGTCTTCCCACGCCTCCACAAATGAAAAATCACGGTAACTACGTGATTAGCTTAGGAAATCTATGTCGTTGGTTGGCGCAAAAGGCTGAAGGGCTAGGTGTAGAAATTTACCCAGGATTTGCAGTTGCTAAGGCAATCTTTGATGATGATGATTGTGTGATTGGGGTTGAAACGACACCGATGGGGTTGGATGCAGAAGGAAAACCTACAGATCGATATCAAGAAGGGGTAAAAGTTTTTGCTCGTCACGTTCTACTCGCAGAGGGGTGTCATGGCTCTTTAAGTAAAGAAATTATGATTAAATATAACTTGCGGAAAGACGCTCAACCTCAAACCTACGGATTAGGCATCAAGGAATTGTGGGAAGTAAAACCTGAAAATCATCACCCGGGTTTCATTACACACACTATTGGTTGGCCCTTAGACCGTAAAACATATGGGGGTTCCTTTATCTACCATCTTGAAAACAATCAGATCTCTATAGGCTTTGTTGTGGGATTAGATTATCAGAATCCCTACATGAGTCCTTATGAAGAGTTTCAACGTTTTAAACAGCATCCTGCGATTAGAAGTTTATTGGAAGGGGGAAAACGTATGGCTTATGGAGCACGTGCTTTAAATGAGGGAGGGTATCAATCCATTCCAAATTTGAGTTTTCCAGGGGGATCGCTTATCGGTTGTAGTGCTGGGTTTCTGAATGTTCCAAAGATTAAAGGTACTCATACAGCGATGAAGTCTGGAATGATTGCTGCAGAGACTGTTTTTGAATTTTTAAGTATGAACGGTAAAGCCAATAAGGTGCTTTTGGGTGAATTTGATGAACGTGTGAAAAAAAGTTGGATTAATAAAGAGCTCAAAAAAGTGCGTAACATTCGACCAGGTTTTCGTTGGGGGCTTTTGTCTGGGTTGATAAATGCGGCTTTAGAGACTTATCTCTTCAGGGGGGTAATGCCATGGACGCTAAAACACCATAAGGACAATGAGAGTTTGAAGTTGGCTAAGAATTCAAAGCCTATTGCCTATGCCAAACCCGATAATATTATCAGCTTTGATAGGCTTACTTCTGTATTTCAATCCAATACGAATCACCCAGAAAATCAACCGTGTCATCTTCATTTATCTGATCCTGAGCGAGCCATAAGTTGTAATCTCGCACTCTATGATTCTCCTGAACAACGCTATTGTCCTGCAGGTGTTTATGAAATTGTGCGGGATGGAGATAATCAAGCCCCACGATTACAAATTAATGCGCAAAATTGTGTCCATTGTAAAACTTGCGATATTAAGGATCCCACTCAAAACATTAACTGGGTTCCTCCTGAAGGGGGAGGGGGGCCTCGCTATCCAAATATGTAG
- a CDS encoding tetratricopeptide repeat protein encodes MLPLEVACAGDIPTRKIWVDAPDENNIKLSFIFDSLPNVAVFQRGKMLWIVFDQVFKLDLFHTKKFKNELIGRPHVIEHPEATIIRLELKESHIPAILRGKNTFSLQFSAFAQNHPHILPLDEGINDNGTLIFGFPNKTKPIVIKDPDANDYLYVFPLQQEGIEIERQFTDFTIIESLQGLVLNTGDDILNINIQNEKLSISGKNRALILSKNEDRKRQRNQAIVPALFPFLSELPPIPEKDWIYHRQFLLRKIHESSDPLKARHNLINFFINTHNIEEALGVAKLIKAESPLRAMLLALCKKIRLSRTLLDDMDLMSEPEMMLWLAYAESAQGFYKSAFEKFTQSLAYFQNYPTKIKNTLALMAAHSSLEVGYSAQIFLNLINQKELSRDQIVHHKYLLARELLLNDDKENAIAYLKNVQESHDNRKIKTLAILSLGTLDPEKNPDDFLKVLENLETEWRYDSIEVEVLERLIHLYLEKKEDVAVIKSVRTLSEYYPDFYNLEIYREQARNCFLNKTEQLLKESPIDAVAFFSTYRQFAGFEPRSIEVTHKIIDVMLDMKVYTKAEELLKLQLQNTEPKEPLYYILTIELANVLSEEEKDDEALKTLKAISSNDMNDDLKKRKAFLEAKILIELEKFDEARALMKSMNSNQIQLLQIQLAWQQKEWEELKKLLDEFLTTPPDNQPLNPRMILQYATSLANLGKTEDLKGLEEKYGSMMEKSHYKNEFQMLIHPLKPLAS; translated from the coding sequence ATGCTTCCATTGGAAGTAGCGTGCGCAGGAGATATTCCAACTCGGAAAATATGGGTAGATGCTCCCGATGAAAATAATATCAAATTAAGTTTTATTTTTGATTCTTTACCCAATGTTGCTGTTTTTCAAAGAGGAAAAATGCTGTGGATTGTTTTTGATCAGGTCTTTAAACTCGATCTGTTCCACACTAAAAAGTTTAAAAATGAGCTCATTGGAAGGCCTCATGTAATAGAACACCCAGAAGCCACTATCATCAGATTAGAGCTTAAAGAATCCCATATTCCAGCTATCTTGAGAGGGAAAAATACCTTTTCACTTCAGTTTTCTGCTTTTGCACAAAATCATCCCCATATCTTACCTTTGGATGAAGGAATCAATGACAATGGTACCCTCATTTTTGGTTTTCCCAATAAAACTAAACCTATCGTGATCAAAGACCCAGATGCAAATGATTATCTGTACGTCTTTCCTCTCCAGCAAGAAGGGATAGAAATTGAGCGTCAATTCACTGACTTTACAATTATAGAATCTCTTCAAGGTTTGGTGCTTAATACTGGGGACGATATCCTTAACATTAATATACAAAATGAAAAATTAAGTATAAGCGGAAAAAACAGGGCACTCATCCTCTCAAAAAATGAAGATCGCAAACGTCAACGTAATCAGGCTATTGTCCCAGCGTTGTTTCCATTTTTATCTGAACTTCCCCCTATTCCTGAGAAAGATTGGATTTATCATCGTCAATTTTTATTACGAAAAATTCATGAATCATCGGATCCTCTTAAAGCCCGTCACAACCTCATAAATTTTTTTATTAATACGCATAATATTGAAGAAGCACTTGGTGTTGCAAAACTTATAAAAGCAGAATCACCTTTAAGAGCTATGTTATTAGCTTTATGTAAAAAAATACGCCTCTCAAGAACACTCTTGGATGATATGGACCTTATGTCCGAACCTGAAATGATGCTTTGGCTAGCCTATGCTGAAAGTGCCCAAGGTTTCTATAAATCGGCTTTTGAAAAATTCACACAATCTCTTGCCTACTTCCAGAATTATCCAACAAAAATCAAAAATACTCTCGCTCTTATGGCAGCTCATTCATCACTAGAAGTTGGCTATAGCGCCCAAATTTTCTTAAATTTGATCAATCAAAAAGAACTGTCGCGTGATCAAATTGTTCATCATAAATATCTTTTGGCTCGAGAACTTTTATTAAATGATGATAAAGAGAACGCAATAGCTTATTTAAAAAATGTTCAAGAATCCCATGATAACCGAAAAATTAAAACGCTTGCCATTCTTTCGTTAGGTACTCTTGATCCTGAAAAAAATCCTGACGATTTTTTAAAAGTATTAGAAAACTTAGAAACCGAATGGCGTTATGATTCTATTGAGGTTGAAGTTTTAGAAAGATTAATTCATCTCTATCTTGAAAAGAAAGAGGACGTGGCCGTGATTAAATCAGTGCGTACTTTGTCCGAATATTACCCTGATTTTTATAATCTTGAGATTTATCGTGAACAAGCCAGAAACTGTTTTTTGAATAAGACTGAGCAATTACTTAAAGAGTCACCAATAGACGCTGTCGCCTTTTTCAGCACGTATAGGCAGTTTGCTGGTTTTGAACCTAGAAGTATTGAAGTTACTCACAAAATCATTGATGTCATGCTCGATATGAAAGTTTACACCAAAGCTGAAGAGTTATTAAAGCTGCAATTACAGAATACAGAACCTAAAGAGCCATTGTATTATATTTTAACTATAGAACTCGCCAATGTACTGAGCGAGGAAGAAAAAGATGATGAAGCTTTAAAAACACTGAAAGCTATTTCATCAAATGATATGAATGACGATCTAAAGAAAAGAAAAGCATTTCTTGAGGCAAAGATCTTAATCGAACTTGAGAAATTTGATGAAGCGCGCGCTTTAATGAAAAGTATGAACTCCAACCAAATACAACTCTTACAAATCCAATTGGCTTGGCAACAAAAAGAATGGGAAGAACTCAAAAAGCTCCTTGATGAATTTCTTACCACCCCTCCAGACAACCAACCTTTGAATCCAAGAATGATTTTGCAGTATGCAACCAGCTTGGCAAACCTTGGAAAAACTGAGGACTTAAAAGGATTAGAGGAAAAATATGGTTCTATGATGGAAAAAAGTCATTATAAAAATGAATTCCAAATGTTGATTCATCCTTTGAAACCTTTAGCATCTTAA
- the fliP gene encoding flagellar type III secretion system pore protein FliP (The bacterial flagellar biogenesis protein FliP forms a type III secretion system (T3SS)-type pore required for flagellar assembly.) yields the protein MQKKFRFINRKKIVFILLSILPLFFFLLLSANEGFAQSLTLDFGKGGGSTTARMVQLVFLMSILSLAPSILVMLTSFTRLIVVLSFLRSALGMQQSPPNTVLVSLALFLTGFIMAPTLQKAYEEGVKPYMEEKMNEEQALEKTMEPIKGFMLTQVREKDLELFLDLSKIDELKSVDQTPLRALIPAFMVSELRRAFEIGFLIFLPFIIIDMLVASILMSMGMMMLPPMMISLPFKVIFFVMIDGWNLLVGSLVKSFFAGG from the coding sequence ATGCAAAAAAAGTTTCGTTTTATAAATCGTAAAAAAATTGTATTTATTCTTTTGAGTATTCTCCCTCTGTTCTTTTTTTTGTTGCTCAGTGCTAATGAAGGTTTTGCACAATCATTGACACTTGATTTTGGCAAGGGTGGGGGGTCGACGACGGCAAGGATGGTCCAACTTGTCTTTCTAATGTCTATCCTCAGTTTAGCACCTTCAATCCTTGTTATGTTGACGTCTTTTACGCGACTTATCGTTGTTCTATCCTTTTTAAGAAGTGCTTTGGGTATGCAACAATCACCGCCCAATACGGTTTTGGTAAGTCTTGCCCTCTTTCTTACAGGTTTTATTATGGCCCCTACTCTTCAAAAAGCTTACGAAGAGGGAGTCAAACCATATATGGAAGAGAAGATGAATGAAGAACAAGCTTTGGAAAAAACTATGGAGCCAATTAAAGGGTTTATGTTGACTCAAGTGCGTGAAAAGGATTTAGAACTTTTTCTGGATCTTTCAAAAATAGACGAATTGAAGTCTGTAGATCAAACGCCTTTAAGAGCTTTGATTCCTGCTTTTATGGTGAGCGAGCTGCGTCGCGCTTTTGAAATAGGCTTTCTTATTTTCCTTCCGTTTATCATTATCGATATGTTGGTTGCTTCCATTTTAATGTCCATGGGTATGATGATGCTGCCTCCCATGATGATTTCTCTTCCTTTTAAAGTAATCTTTTTTGTGATGATTGATGGTTGGAACCTGTTGGTTGGAAGTCTGGTGAAAAGTTTCTTTGCTGGTGGCTAA
- a CDS encoding flagellar biosynthetic protein FliO produces MFNEVMLQAIFGLGITILIIFAVAFIFKRFFAPLTMNKFKSKKIKVLEATMLDPRHRLFLVEWEGKEYMFLLGGQQPLQVDAKLSSQKKAE; encoded by the coding sequence ATGTTTAATGAAGTAATGCTTCAAGCTATTTTTGGCTTAGGGATCACCATTCTCATTATTTTTGCTGTAGCGTTTATTTTTAAGCGCTTTTTTGCACCCTTGACCATGAATAAATTTAAAAGCAAAAAAATAAAAGTTCTTGAAGCAACGATGCTTGATCCGCGGCACCGACTTTTTTTAGTGGAGTGGGAAGGTAAAGAGTATATGTTCCTTCTGGGAGGTCAGCAACCATTGCAAGTGGATGCCAAACTGTCATCACAGAAAAAAGCTGAATAA
- the csrA gene encoding carbon storage regulator CsrA, with translation MLCITRKIGETVIINDKIKVHVLEVKGKYAKLGFEFPDDTSVLRNELYERIRLENQNAAQSVNLIDKILK, from the coding sequence ATGCTTTGTATCACGCGAAAAATTGGCGAAACTGTTATTATAAACGACAAGATTAAAGTACATGTTCTTGAAGTGAAGGGAAAGTATGCCAAATTGGGATTTGAATTTCCTGATGATACATCCGTTCTTCGAAATGAACTCTATGAGCGTATCCGTCTCGAAAATCAAAATGCCGCTCAAAGCGTTAATCTAATTGATAAAATTCTCAAATGA